In Nissabacter sp. SGAir0207, the genomic stretch GGCGACCGCAAACTGCGCGTCGCCCAACGTCTCCTGATACGGAGGTCTCTCCGGGAGAGGGGATCTCTTTTCCACAACATCTCATTACGCAGCGTACTGCGTGCAATCGCGGGCGACACATATTCACGCCCATCATGAAGATATAATAAACAATACAGCCCAGATGTGCCACGCGCCGCAGTCATCACCGATCGCCAGCAACAAAAAAACCCTGCGCCAGGCAGGGTATATTTTTGCTGCAAAACATCATTTTACTGATTGGCCTATCTGCTGCTAACAGAAGTCCGTGAGGAAAGGTCGTTAACCCCCGGCGCTTATCTCCGGTTGTCAGGCAAGTCAGCTCTTCGACGGGAAAACAACAGACAACCTCCGTTCGTCTATTGGCACTAATCCTAATTTATTACTTAGTTTCTGAATGTGATGAACATCACTTTCCACTATCACGACTTATGTGTCGTGCTTAAGTTAGAACAGGATCACACTTCTGCGGGCATTTACAGACAGAGAGAACATCGGTGCAAAGATAAGGAAAGTCAAAGAAGATACGGCGCTTGGAACTATCAGGGAGAGTGTCATGAGGTACTGCAGGGAGAGTGGCGGAGGAGGTGAGATTCGAACTCACGGATGGTCTCCCATCGACGGTTTTCAAGACCGTTGCCTTAAGCCGCTCGGCCACTCCTCCGCAACGACGCGAACTATAAACATCCCCGATCACGTTGTAAAGCCCGATGTGTGTCAATTGCCTGAAAAATCGACATAAGGCACGTAAGCGTTGCAAATATCATCAGGATGATGCGTTTTTATGCGTCAGGAGCGCGTAAAGAAGGGTAAAACGCCTTTGCCCGCTTACGGTAACTTCTTATTATTTCCTCTCTTTTCACTCTTTATAGGTGGATGGTTATGGATCGTATCGTCGTATCGTCACGGGAGTCATCGCTCCTCAGCACCCACAAGGTGCTTCGCAATACCTATTTCCTGCTGGCGTTAACGCTGGGCTTCTCTGCCCTGACGGCGACGGCCAGTACCCTGTTGCAACTGCCGGCACCCGGCCTGTTGCTGATGCTGGTAGGCTTTTATGGCCTGATGTTCCTGACCTACCGTCTGGCTAACAGCCCGGCCGGTATTCTGGCAACCTTCGCCCTGACCGGCTTCATGGGGTACACCCTGGGGCCGATCCTGAGTTCGCTGCTCTCGGCGGGCGCGGGAGACATCATTATGCTGGCATTGGGCGGCACCGCACTGGTGTTCTTCTGCTGCTCGGCCTACGTGCTCACCACGCGTAAGGATATGTCCTTCCTCTCCGGCATGATGATGGCGGGCTTTGTGGTGCTGCTGGTGGCGGTGATCGCCAACCTGTTCCTGCAAATCCCGGCGCTCTACCTGGCAATCAGCGTGTTGTTCATTCTCTTCTCCTCAGGTGCCATCCTGTGGGAGACCAGCAACATCATCCACGGCGGCGAGACCAACTACATCCGCGCCACCGTTGGCCTCTATGTGTCGCTGTACAACATCTTTGTCAGCCTGCTGAGCCTGTTGGGCTTCGCCCGCAGCAACTGATCCCCCTGCCCCGTCGCCCCACTCCGCTGGGGCGACGCCCTGCTGTCCGTTGCACACGATTTTTGCTAGACTGCCCGCCGTTTTTTCTGCATGACTGAGGTTGTATGTTCGAGTTTGAAGGCCGCCCCATCGAAACCGATGCGCAGGGCTATCTGAAAAACAGCGCCGACTGGCAAGAGGGCATGGCGCCCCTGCTGGCGGAGCAGGAGGGCATTGAGCTGACGGACGCGCACTGGGAAGTGGTGCGCTTTGTGCGCGGCTTCTATCTGGAGTTCAATACCTCGCCGGCCGTGCGGATGCTGGTCAAGGCGATGGCACAAAAGTATGGTGAGGAGAAGGGCAACAGCCGCTATCTGTTCCGCCTGTTCCCCAAGGGGCCAGCCAAGCAGGCCACCAAGATTGCTGGCCTGCCCAAGCCCGTGAAGTGCCTGTAATCAGTGACGCACCCTGAAGTCAGGGTAGTCGCCGGGGGCCTTGGGTTCCGTCAGTACCCGATCCACTTTGGCGCTTTTTGGCCCCCCCTGTTTTAGCCAGTCAATCAGGCTGTCCACCTGCTGCTGTGATCCGCACGCCACCACTTCGACGCTGCCGTCGTCCAGGTTGCGCGCGTAGCCGGTCAGGCCAAGCTGGGTCGCCTGCTGCTGGGTCGAGTAACGGAACCCGACGCCCTGTACTCGCCCATAGACATAGGCAGAAACACAGACATTTGCCATAATCTTCTCCTCCTGATGTGATTCATTGCATTTTCGGCACCACCGCCCGACAATGTCGCTCTTTTTTTTCAGCTGGCAGCCTTTATATTATGACCGTACGTCTGTTTCTCGCCAAAGGGCGTGAAAAATCCCTGCTCCGCCGTCACCCTTGGGTCTTCTCTGGCGCCGTTGCGCGCGTTGAGGGCAAAGCCGCCTCGGGCGACACCATTGAGATCCATGACCACCAGGGCAAGTGGCTGGCACGTGGCGCTTACTCGCCGCAGTCCCAGATCCGCGCCCGTGTCTGGACTTTTGACAAAGAAGAGGCGATCGATACCGCGTTCTTCATTCGCCGTCTGGAGCAGGCGCAGCAGTGGCGCCAGTGGCTGGCCGAGCGCGACGGCCTGAATGGCTACCGCCTGATTGCTGGCGAATCCGATGGTTTGCCGGGCATCACCATCGACCGCTTCCAGAACTTCCTGGTGCTGCAACTGCTCTCCGCTGGCGCGGAGTTCCAGCGTGCGGCGCTGCTCTCCGCCCTGCAACACTGCTTCCCAGAGTGCGCGATCTATGACCGCTCCGATGTGGCGGTGCGCAAGAAAGAGGGGCTGCCGCTGACCCAAGGCCAGGTGCTGGGCGACCTGCCGCCGGCGTTGCTGCCCATTACCGAGCACGGTATGCAGCTGCTGGTGGATATCCAGCAGGGCCACAAAACCGGCTTCTACCTTGACCAGCGTGACAGCCGTCTGGCGGCACGCCGCTATGCCGAAGGCCGCCGGGTGCTGAACTGCTTCTCCTATACCGGTGCCTTTGCCGTCTCCACGCTGATGGGCGGTTGCCGCCATGTCACCAGCGTTGACACCTCTCAGGCGGCGCTGGATGTGGCGCGCCAGAACGTCGAGCTGAACCAGCTGGATCTGAGCAAGGCCGATTTCGTGCGCGAAGATGTGTTCCAGCTGCTGCGCGCCTACCGTGACCGCGGCGAAACCTTCGACCTGATCGTCATGGACCCGCCCAAGTTCGTCGAGAACAAGAACCAGCTGGCGGGCGCCTGCCGCGGTTACAAGGACATCAACATGCTGGCGATGCAGATCCTGTCACCGGGCGGCATCCTGCTGAGCTTCTCCTGCTCTGGCCTGATGCCTACCGATCTTTTCCAGAAAATTTTGGCCGACGCCGCTGTGGACGCGGGGCGTGATGTACAATTTATAGAGCAGTTCCGCCAGGCGGCGGATCACCCGGTCATTGCCACCTACCCTGAAGGACTCTATCTGAAAGGCTTTGCCTGCCGGGTGATGTAACTTGAAAACGTGCCTTTTGCCCCCATCTCTGTTGGGTTAAGGCACGGTTTCTCAGGAGGTCATCTATGATTGCCAGCAAATTTGGTATTGGCCAGCAGGTTCGCCATAAGCTGCTAGGGTATTTGGGCGTGGTGATTGATATCGATCCCGAATACTCATTGGACAAGCCCAGTGCGGAGGAGGTAGCAGACAGTGACACGCTGCGCTTCGCGCCCTGGTATCACGTGGTCATGGAGGACGATCAGGGGCAGCCAGTGCACACTTATCTGGCTGAGGCGCAACTCGATAGTGAAGTGGCCCAGGCCCACCCTGAGCAGCCCTCGCTGGATGAGCTGGCCGAAAATATCCGGCACCAGCTCAAGACCCCGCGCCTGCGCCACTGATCGCATCACTGAGAAACGCCTGAGCCCAGACCCGGTCTGGGCTTTTTTATGGCTTTATGCTGACTTATGCAGCCCCAGCCGGGGGATCTCAATCTTCGGGCAGCGATCCATCACCACTTTCAGGCCAGCATCCTGCGCCAGCACCGCCGCTTCCCCATTGATGACGCCGATCTGCAACCACAGCACATCCGCGCCAATCTCAATCGCCTCCTGCGCGACGCCATAGGCCGCATCGGGGTTGCGGAACACGTCGACCATATCCACATGCTTGCCAATTTCCTTTAGCGAACCCACTGCCTGCTGGCCCAGCACGCTCTTGCCCGCCAGTTTGGGGCTGACCGGAATCACGTCATAGCCCTGTGCCAGCAAATAGGCCATTACCCCATAGCTTGGCCGTGACGGGTTATCACTGGCACCCACCAGCGCGATTGTTTTTACCGATTGCAGGATCTGCGCAATATCACTCTGTTGCATGGTTTCACTCCTTTGCCTGTTCAGTGTGCTAAGTGTAACCCACCGGCGACGCCCGTCACTCCATCGCACATTTTTTGCCGCAAACTGCACCATCCCGTTCAATTTGTCAGCAAAAAATTCACGTCATGAATAAATAATCAACAGTCATTTCATTTCTAAATATTAACAAAGCGTCCATTTGAAAAACTTTGACACACTGTGGCGGTTCACTGAGAATATCGGCGGTCAATTTTTATAAAGGAGAGCACAATGAAAAAAGCAAGGCTGTTTGCCGGGTTGCTGGCGCTGGCCGTCGGCCTGCCGGCTATGGCCGCTACGCTGGCGCTGTCACCCGAAGTGGATCTGCTGGTGGTGGATGGCAAAAAAGTATCAGGCTCGCTGTTGAAGAGTGCTGACAGCCTGGAGTTGAGCGCCGGGGAGCACCAACTGCTGTTCCGCGTCTCCAAGGTGGTCAAATCGGGTCAGCATGATCAATTTATCTACCACTCTTCGCCGCAGATCGCGGTCTTTGACACCCAAAACCATAAAACAATCAGCATCAAGCTCCCCACTCTGGCCAGCGATCGTGATGGCCGCCGTTTTGACACACACCGCGACTACCAGATTCTTGATGAACAGCAGCAACCTTTGCCGCTGCGCCGCGATACGCTCCAAGTGCCCGGCCTGACCCTGACGGCAGATCTTGAGAATGTCATGGCTGGCTACAATGCTGGCAAACACCCGGCCTCACTGCCAGCACTCGCCATCCAGCCTCAGGAAGCCCCAGCCGCGCTGCCGGTGGTGGTCGGCAACGTCAACCAGAAAACCGTCACGCTACAGGGTGAGAACGTCACCGAGCAGATGTTGCAGTACTGGTTCCAGCAGGCGGATCACACCACCCAAGCTCGCTTCCTCTCTTGGGCGGAACAGCACCGCGCAACCGCGAAATAACCTCATCAGGCGCTTTTTTCTACAAAAAGCGCTTTTTTCTCCTCGCGGGCCGCTTTTCCCCGCTCCAGCATTTGCAGAGAAAAACAGTTTCAGTAATCTGTCACTTATCTCAACGTCTGATAAGGGACATCGCATGGAATTCACGACCCGCACGATCGGCAAGCAGAAGCACATTGCTCTGGTTGCCCACGATCACTGCAAGCATATCCTGTTGAACTGGGTGGATGAGAACAAGGCTCTGCTCTCAGAGCACCGGCTCTACGCCACCGGCACCACCGGTAATCTGGTACAGCGCAATACCGGGCTGGAGGTCACCAGTATGCTAAGCGGGCCGATGGGTGGCGACCAGCAGGTGGGCGCACTGATTTCTGAGGGCAAGATTGATGTGCTGATCTTTTTCTGGGACCCGCTGAATGCGGTGCCGCATGACCCGGACGTCAAGGCGCTGCTGCGTCTGGCGACGGTATGGAATATCCCGGTCGCCAACAACCGCGCCACAGCGGATTTCCTGATCAGCGCCGGCCTGTTCCGTGAGGAAGTGAAGGTCACCATCCCTGACTACCAGCGCTATCTGCAAGAACGGTTGAAATAATCCCCCGTCAGGGCGTGCGACGCTGCGGCACGCCCTGCGCACGCAGCGCCGCCGCCCACGGCGAGGGTGCCTCTGGCGGAGAGAGCAGCCAGGCCCGCGTGCGGGCGCGGGTCAGCGCCAGATAGAGCAACCGTTGGCTCTCCGCGCCAGCCTCTTCCGCAGGTGCCAGCGCCTGTTCCAGTGCCGCTACCGCACCCTCATCCGCCATCGCTTCCAGCACAATCACATACTCTGCCTCCTGCCCCGCGCTCGCCTGAATGGTCGAGAAAGCCAGCGACAATTTTGGCCAGCGGGTTTTCGCCTTTTGCAGCAGCGCTGGACGTTGGTGCGCGTCACACGCCAGCAGCAGCACCCGCTCCTTCTCCTGCGCAAAACCGCTCAACTTGTCGAGCAGCGCGGCCAGCTGGTCATCCGGCAACAGCAGCAAGTCCGGCGATGGCCCGTTCCGCAGGCCCAGCTTGCGGCGCGCGGCCACGTGGCCAGCCAGAAGACGGTCGGCAAGCTCGCCTATCGCGTCGGCGCGGTAGCTGCGTGCCAGCGTACACACCGCCATCGCAGCCGGTAATGCTTGCGTGTGGGTCTCATGCGATAGCGACGCATTGACGGTGACAAACAGGCTGGGGCCATCGTCACCCGTACAGAGGGCACGCAACAACTGCGCATGCAGCGGCGGCAGGTCTTGCCACTCATCCAGCAGAATATGCCGCCAGGGTGGATTGAAACGCCCCTTGTTCAAGCGATCCAGCGCCTGCCGGATCGCGCCGTCGGCATCCACCGCTCCCTCCTCTTTCAGGGCGCTGCGCCACCCCTTCACCAGCGGGGCCATCAGTTTTACCTGTTTTGCGAAGCTTGGTGCCTCTGGTGCTTCAGCGATGATTGCGGCCTGGCTGCCACCGTGCGCGCGCATCAATCCCAGCCAGCGATCGAGCCGACCGGCCAGCCGCTCGCCCAGCGCCCGGTTTTTCCAGAACGCGCCGGTAGGCAGCGCCCAGCCCAGCTCCTCTTCCAGCCAGAGACGCCAGCCGTTGGCCTGTGGCTTTTTCTCTTCACACTGTTGCCGCCATAGCTTCAGCAACAGGGCGCGGCGCGCCTTCTCATCCTGTTCCAATTTGCTGAGCACCAGCGCCTTGCGCCCGCCCTGCTGGAGAATCTGCAACGCCAGCGCGGGCACGGTAAGGGCCTCGGGGGCCTGCTTGCCCTGCTCGATTTTCAGGCGGCCGTTCAGCTCATCTGCCGTGCTCTGGCCGCTGGCGATCAGCAGGATCTGCCCGGCGGCGGCCTCCCCGCGCTGCACCAACCAACCAGCGCGTGCCACCAGCACCGCAGTTTTGCCACTGCCAGCCATGCCCGCGACCTGCACGGCGCGTTCGCCATTCACTACCGCCTGCACCTGCCGCTCATCCAGCGGCCCAGTGGCTGAGGTGGCGAGCCACGCCGGGTGTGCCTCCTGCATCTGTTTCGCCCAGCGGCGGTTGCGCGCCGCCTGTCGTGCCTCCCCCTCCTCCAGCCACGCACGGCAGTGGGCCGCGGCGGCGCGGCAGGCGTCAAATTCCGTCATCCGTGCCAGCGGCATCGGCAGCGCGGCAAAGGTATCGGCAATCTCCGCCTGCAACGCTGACAGGGCGGGCTGGCTCATCCAGCCATCGGCCTGCTCCGCCTGCGCCAGTGCCGCGCTCTGCGCCTGCAATACGCTGGCACTGATGACGCTCATCTCTTCGCTCCACTGCTGCCACACCTCGTTCAGGTGGTGGTGGAAGCGCTGCGTCTCCTGCCAGTCAGTGCCATGCAGCCGCACCACTTTCTGGCCCGGCAGCTCAAACTCCAGCTCGCCCCAGACCATTCCTCGTTTACACTGAATACGGACCAATTGGTTGAAAGGGATCACGTAGTGGTGTCGCTCCCCACTCACCTCAAGGCCCGCATTGAGCAGCCGTACCCGATCATAGGGGTGCTGCGCCAGACGTTTGCCCAGTGACGTTGCTTTCAGTTCCATAATCCACGCTGTCAGTTACCAAGGGTTCAATGTTCCAGCGCAAGTTTACCTGTGGGAGGGATAGGCGCTCCAGCGTTAAAAAAAGGGTAAACTGGCCGGGTGTGGCACAAC encodes the following:
- the helD gene encoding DNA helicase IV, whose product is MELKATSLGKRLAQHPYDRVRLLNAGLEVSGERHHYVIPFNQLVRIQCKRGMVWGELEFELPGQKVVRLHGTDWQETQRFHHHLNEVWQQWSEEMSVISASVLQAQSAALAQAEQADGWMSQPALSALQAEIADTFAALPMPLARMTEFDACRAAAAHCRAWLEEGEARQAARNRRWAKQMQEAHPAWLATSATGPLDERQVQAVVNGERAVQVAGMAGSGKTAVLVARAGWLVQRGEAAAGQILLIASGQSTADELNGRLKIEQGKQAPEALTVPALALQILQQGGRKALVLSKLEQDEKARRALLLKLWRQQCEEKKPQANGWRLWLEEELGWALPTGAFWKNRALGERLAGRLDRWLGLMRAHGGSQAAIIAEAPEAPSFAKQVKLMAPLVKGWRSALKEEGAVDADGAIRQALDRLNKGRFNPPWRHILLDEWQDLPPLHAQLLRALCTGDDGPSLFVTVNASLSHETHTQALPAAMAVCTLARSYRADAIGELADRLLAGHVAARRKLGLRNGPSPDLLLLPDDQLAALLDKLSGFAQEKERVLLLACDAHQRPALLQKAKTRWPKLSLAFSTIQASAGQEAEYVIVLEAMADEGAVAALEQALAPAEEAGAESQRLLYLALTRARTRAWLLSPPEAPSPWAAALRAQGVPQRRTP
- the yccA gene encoding FtsH protease modulator YccA, which codes for MDRIVVSSRESSLLSTHKVLRNTYFLLALTLGFSALTATASTLLQLPAPGLLLMLVGFYGLMFLTYRLANSPAGILATFALTGFMGYTLGPILSSLLSAGAGDIIMLALGGTALVFFCCSAYVLTTRKDMSFLSGMMMAGFVVLLVAVIANLFLQIPALYLAISVLFILFSSGAILWETSNIIHGGETNYIRATVGLYVSLYNIFVSLLSLLGFARSN
- a CDS encoding CoA-binding protein, with the translated sequence MQQSDIAQILQSVKTIALVGASDNPSRPSYGVMAYLLAQGYDVIPVSPKLAGKSVLGQQAVGSLKEIGKHVDMVDVFRNPDAAYGVAQEAIEIGADVLWLQIGVINGEAAVLAQDAGLKVVMDRCPKIEIPRLGLHKSA
- the rlmI gene encoding 23S rRNA (cytosine(1962)-C(5))-methyltransferase RlmI, encoding MTVRLFLAKGREKSLLRRHPWVFSGAVARVEGKAASGDTIEIHDHQGKWLARGAYSPQSQIRARVWTFDKEEAIDTAFFIRRLEQAQQWRQWLAERDGLNGYRLIAGESDGLPGITIDRFQNFLVLQLLSAGAEFQRAALLSALQHCFPECAIYDRSDVAVRKKEGLPLTQGQVLGDLPPALLPITEHGMQLLVDIQQGHKTGFYLDQRDSRLAARRYAEGRRVLNCFSYTGAFAVSTLMGGCRHVTSVDTSQAALDVARQNVELNQLDLSKADFVREDVFQLLRAYRDRGETFDLIVMDPPKFVENKNQLAGACRGYKDINMLAMQILSPGGILLSFSCSGLMPTDLFQKILADAAVDAGRDVQFIEQFRQAADHPVIATYPEGLYLKGFACRVM
- a CDS encoding methylglyoxal synthase, translating into MEFTTRTIGKQKHIALVAHDHCKHILLNWVDENKALLSEHRLYATGTTGNLVQRNTGLEVTSMLSGPMGGDQQVGALISEGKIDVLIFFWDPLNAVPHDPDVKALLRLATVWNIPVANNRATADFLISAGLFREEVKVTIPDYQRYLQERLK
- the hspQ gene encoding heat shock protein HspQ — encoded protein: MIASKFGIGQQVRHKLLGYLGVVIDIDPEYSLDKPSAEEVADSDTLRFAPWYHVVMEDDQGQPVHTYLAEAQLDSEVAQAHPEQPSLDELAENIRHQLKTPRLRH
- the tusE gene encoding sulfurtransferase TusE codes for the protein MFEFEGRPIETDAQGYLKNSADWQEGMAPLLAEQEGIELTDAHWEVVRFVRGFYLEFNTSPAVRMLVKAMAQKYGEEKGNSRYLFRLFPKGPAKQATKIAGLPKPVKCL
- a CDS encoding DUF2057 family protein, with protein sequence MKKARLFAGLLALAVGLPAMAATLALSPEVDLLVVDGKKVSGSLLKSADSLELSAGEHQLLFRVSKVVKSGQHDQFIYHSSPQIAVFDTQNHKTISIKLPTLASDRDGRRFDTHRDYQILDEQQQPLPLRRDTLQVPGLTLTADLENVMAGYNAGKHPASLPALAIQPQEAPAALPVVVGNVNQKTVTLQGENVTEQMLQYWFQQADHTTQARFLSWAEQHRATAK
- the yccX gene encoding acylphosphatase, which gives rise to MANVCVSAYVYGRVQGVGFRYSTQQQATQLGLTGYARNLDDGSVEVVACGSQQQVDSLIDWLKQGGPKSAKVDRVLTEPKAPGDYPDFRVRH